A section of the Salmo trutta chromosome 4, fSalTru1.1, whole genome shotgun sequence genome encodes:
- the LOC115191942 gene encoding uncharacterized protein LOC115191942, with translation MNSLVGYGVSSDSDSDGDIVNNKKTESKVDGETQKKGRNFLLESGSASSESDCDSYPEEEGDPVSQLQPKRPPPACMGPPSESRTLLLPAPPSSLSHKLPPPPLGASSKSGVFANPFKAQADQKLNVLQKHVPLTVQARPSQIGGKRMCVAYRKDGRCRFGIKCKFAHDSDLQSSIIPNDYDPPADDAPGSHQAESNAGGSSYMGRQNFHHNQGGDPEEEEGQQSRKRRVGLSNTLVPPKRALKNYAMQRKREQVNLN, from the exons ATGAATTCTCTCGTCGGCTATGGCGTGTCCTCAGATTCTGACAGCGATGGGGATATTGTAAACAACAAGAA GACTGAGAGCAAGGTGGATGGAGAGACCCAGAAAAAGGGCCGCAATTTCCTCCTAGAGTCCGGGTCAGCCTCCAGTGAGTCGGACTGTGACTCCTATCCAGAGGAAGAGGGGGACCCCGTATCTCAACTACAACCAAAACGCCCTCCTCCTGCCTGTATGGGACCCCCCTCAGAGTCCCGGACCCTTCTCCTCCCCGCACCCCCTAGCTCCCTCTCCCACaaactcccccctccccccctcggGGCCTCGTCCAAGAGTGGCGTATTCGCCAACCCCTTCAAGGCTCAAGCCGACCAGAAGCTCAACGTCTTGCAGAAGCATGTCCCTCTCACAGTGCAGGCTCGGCCCTCCCAGATAGGGGGCAAGAGGATGTGTGTGGCGTACAGGAAGGACGGACGCTGCAGGTTCGGGATCAAATGCAAGTTTGCCCACGACAGCGATCTCCAGAGCTCCATCATTCCCAATGACTATGACCCCCCTGCGGATGACGCTCCCGGATCACACCAAGCTGAGTCCAACGCAGGAGGCTCTTCATACATGGGTCGCCAGAACTTTCACCACAACCAGGGAGGAGAccctgaagaggaggagggtcagCAGTCTAGGAAGAGGAGAGTAGGGCTGAGTAACACCCTAGTGCCTCCTAAAAGGGCGTTGAAGAATTATGCAATGCAGAGGAAGAGAGAACAGGTCAATTTGAACTGA